The sequence below is a genomic window from Desulfobacterales bacterium.
GATGATCACGTGTATATTGAAAAATGGGGAATGAAATAATTTGACTTAGTAACATTCTTTTGTTGACATTTAATACGTTGGAAAGTAAATAAAAACCTATGAAAACAACCCCGGAGAAAAAGATTTAACCATAGGAGAAAAATTTATGAAAACCCGCAGGCAGCGCTTGCGGGGATTGCCGGGAGATTCATGTCTTTTGTGAACACCTACAGTGAGCATTTTGTTCTCAGCACCCGCGATGTTACTGAAAAAGCTCGACAATATACTCGTGGTTTGATGCAGGCGGGTTCCCGCAAAAACATGGACCGCATGGCTGAAGTTGTTCCTGATGCAACGTCGAGAAACCTTCAACAATTTTTGACCCATTCCACTTGGGATGATCGGGCTGTAATCGACCATGTGGCGCATGATGTAAACAATCTTATCGGAGACAGTAAATCCACCAGCCTTATTATCGATGAAAGCAGTTTTGCCAAGCAGGGGAAAATGTCTGTTGGAACTTCCCGTCAATGGTTGGGGCGACTTGGAAAAACTGATAATGGGCAAGTTGCTGTGTTCGGTGCCCTTGCAAACAATAGGTTTGTTTCGCCAGTTGATGTCCGGTTGTATCTCCCCAAAGAATGGACCCGTGATCGAAAGCGGTGTGATAAAGCGGGCATACCGGAAAATGAACGAAAATTTCATACAAAGATAGAGCTTGCGCTTAAAATTGTTGAGCAGGCGCGTGAAAACCGTCTGAATTACGGTTGGATTGGCGCCGATGCCGGTTACGGAAAAAGCCTGGGATTTTGTACAGCATTGGCCAAAATGTCTGAAATTTTCGTTGTCGATGTTCACTCTGATTTTTTTGTATATACGGAAGACCCAAGCCCCTATATTCCTGAGAAAAAGACAAAGACCGGCCGCCAGAGCAAAAAGTATAGAACTGATCATGCGCCAAAGGGGGTTGGTGAGGTAGTAACCTCTATTCCAGATAGCGACTGGACAGTTGTGGAACTCCGTGACACCACACGTGGCAAGCTGAAAGTCAGTGCCTGGGTGCAAACCGTATACATTTGGGATGAAGGCTCCTCTGAGGTTCATCGGTGGCACCTGGTAGCGACGAGAACACCCGGGAGCTATTCGGATATCAAAATATCCATCAGCAACGCCCCGGAAACGACTACGCTTAAACGCCTTGCTTGGATGCAACGTCTGCGCTTTTGGGTCGAACGCACTTTTGAAGATGCGAAAAGCGAGTGCGGCATGGCGGATTACCAGGTTCGCAAATGGAGTGCCTGGCATCACCACATGGCTTTGGTGATGATGGCGATGGTGTTCATGCTTTCTGAGAAAATCAAACATGAAGATGATTATCCACTTCTTTCTTGCGCTGATATTGAAGACCTTCTTGCACATTTTCTTCCGAGACGTGACACGACTCGAGATGAAGTGATACGTCAAATGGAAGAGCGACATCGACAACTTAAAAAATCTATTGATTCGCGCATCAGGCGCCAGCGCCTGCTAAAAATGGCGCGAGCGCAATACTGAATGTTACGAAGTCAAATTAATAAACGCTTATTTTGGGATTAGATTGATGAAAGCTAAAAAAGCCGATAAAAGCCAGCGATATGCGGAATTGCTCGACCATGCTGTAAAATTGTTTGAAAAAAAAGGTTACTCCAGCACGACCATGCGTGATATTGCAAAAGCAATGAACTTAACGCAAGGGAGCTTATATTACTATATAAAAAAAAAAGAGGACTTATTAATAAAAATACATAACATCATTATTGATATCATTTTAGATAATGCAAACTCAATAACTGACGACATGGCAACAATAGAAAAACTTAACATTATCATGACGGCCATTATAGAAACTGTGGCCCAGAAAAGGTCATATGTTTCTGTATTTTTGAAGGAATATAAGCATATTCAACCAGAAGTGTATCAAAATGTTATTGCGAAAAGAAAAAAATTTGAAAAATTTATTACTGGTATTATTGAAACGGAAATTAGGAGGGGCGATTTTATTGATGTTGATCCCCAGCTTGCTTTTATGGCCCTGATGGGTATGTTTAACTGGTCATTACAATGGGTGGATATTAAGGGGCGTTGCTCACTTGTAGAAATAAAAAATAGTTTTTTGCGTATTTTTTTTTATGGTATGCAAAAAAGAAATTTGGATCAAAAAGAATAACAGTTTTTGAAATCATAAAATTTTGGCATCAACAGTTTAATTATAAGGTTAAACGGAGGGATTGGAATGTGGGCTGGAATAGATATTGGTTCTTTATCGGCTGAAGCCGTAATTATGAATAGTGAAAAAATACTTTCCTATGCAATTCTTCCGACAGGTGGAAACAGCATTAAAATAGCAGAAAAAGTATTTCAGAAAGCTGTTTCATTTATTAAGAATGTATCCGAGTCTGATATTAAATATGTTGTTGCAACAGGTTATGGAAGAGTAATTGTCCCTTTTGCCGATAAAAATATAACCGAAATCACATGTCACGCGAAAGGCATTCATTACCTTCATCCCTCCGTGAGAACAATCTTAGATATGGGCGGTCAGGATTGCAAAGCTATTCGATGCGACGAAAGTGGAAAAGTCATCAATTTTGTTATGAACGATAAATGTGCCGCCGGAACTGGTCGTTCCTTGGAAATTGTCGCGCATGTATTGGGCGTTGAACTTGAAGATCTCGGTGGTATGTCTCTTGGAGCTAGTAAAGAAAGCAAAATTAGTTCAAGATGTGCAGTATTTGCCAAATCTGAAGTTTTATCATTAAACAGGGCTGGAGTCCCCAAAAATGAAATAGTTGCAGGGGTTCATGATGCTATCACTGATAACGTATTAGAACTTGTTTCCAGGGTAGAGATCGAAGAGGATTTCGCAATTACAGGCGGGGTAGCAAAAAATAAAGGAATTGTTAAAAAAATTGAAGAAAAAACAGGCTTACGACTTATCATCCCATTCGAACCTCAAATTATAGGTGCATTGGGTGCAGCCTTGTTTGCAAGAGAGGCTTCACTCCAAGCATATATGCTCGATTAATAAATTTTATTTTTACTGTTCCTTTTTTAATTAGCAACCTAAATATGACATTTGGATCATATGAAGACAAAGGAATTAAATTATTATGACAGGGATCTTTGGTGGCATCGATATCGGAAACAGGAGTATTAACGCCGTCCTTATTGACGACCATAATATAATACTTTCATCATACTCTAAATTTACTCAAGAAAATGCTATAATTGGTGCTAAACACGCATTAAATAAGGCCATTGAGTTATCTGGTAAATCTTTTGAGGATTTAAAGGTTATAGTTGCCACCGGTGTGGGAAAAAAGTGGATAAACTTTGCGAATAAGAAATCTTCGGAAGTTGTGTGTCAAGCCCTCGGTGCATCATTACTATATCCGCAAGAAATGACCATAGTTAATATCGGAGCCGAAAGCTACAGAGCTATTAATGTAAATGAAAGAGCAGTTGTTACTAATTACGTGGAGAACGATAAATGCGCTGCGGGATCTGGTATTTTTTTAGAGGAAATGTCATCGGCTTTGGGCGTCGATATAGAAAAAGCTGGCGAGATATGTTTCAATTCCCCCAGAATCGAAAAAATAAGCAGTTTCTGTGCTGTATTTGCCGAATCAGAGGTGGTTTCAGCAATCCATCGTGGTATTCCTATCGAAGAATTACTGGCAGGTGTTCACGAAGCTATAGTGGAGAGAATTGCTTCGATAGTCAGGCGAGTTAAGCCGAATAAAGAAATCGTTCTCACAGGAGGCCTGGCAAATAATATTTGTTTAAAAAAAATGCTGCAAGAAAAATTAGACATTACTATTATTGTACCGGAAAACCCTACGGTAGTAGGGGCTTTGGGGGCTGCGATTCAAGCAAAAAGATAAATAATAAAACTATACTCAATGCCGTTTCCTTAAGGAACTTAAATTCGTTAATATTTAAAAAATACAATTTGTTATGCTATAAATACATTGTTCTTTTGCATCAATAAGAAATTCAAAAAAAAGGAGAGAACAATGCTCAAAAACGAAAAAATTGGCATGGAACCTGAATTGGCAAATGTGTGCCACAACTAATCGTATCCATTAAGAATATGATCTTTTCAGAAGATTTTTGTCTAAGAAACAAAGAAAATGAACGTGATTTTGTCAGAACAAGGCTTCTGCCGTTCCATGAACTAATTTTCTTTTTACTGAACATGAACAACCAATCCTATCAAGAAAAATTGGATCGCTATTTTCAGGTCCTTCACCATGCAGAAGTTCACGAGCGCGTGTTGTACAAAGGCAGTTTATCCAAAGCCCGCGCCAAAATGAAACATGAAGCCTTTATGGAACTAAACGATCACTTGGTAAATTTCTTTTACGATCATTTCAGGCCGGACATATGGTTCGGCTTCAATCTCCTCGCCGTTGATGGCTCAACCCTTCGATTGCCGCCGCATGAGGCGGATATAGCCGATCATTTTGGCGTTTGGACGTCCACAAAGGGAGAGAAGGCTTGCCCAAAAGCCCGCGTTTCCCAAATGTTCGACGTGCTCAATAAAATAACCGTTGACGGCATCATCAACCCTAAAAGCGATTGGGAAAGAGAAGTTGCAGCGTTTCATTTCCTGAAGTTACAGCCCCAGGATCTTATCCTTTTGGATCGCGGGTATCCAGCGCACTGGCTTTTTGGCTTGATACTTTCAATGGGCGCGAACTTTTGCGCCAGAATTTCATATAAGCGTTGGAGCGCAGCACGAAAATTCTATCTTTCCGTCAAAAAGGAACAAATCTCCAAGAGTTACCCCTCCCCTCAATCCATCCGTAAATGCTACGAGATGGGGATTGATAAAAAGCCGCTAAGGGTCCGCTTTATTCGCGTTGAACTGGATTCCGGTGAAACGGAAATTCTTGTTACCACCCTGATGGACATGAAGAGATATCCATATGAGCTTTTTTCGGAGTTATACCATCTGCGCTGGCCGGTGGAAGAGGATTATGAAACCTTAAAATACCGCCTTCAGGTGGAAAACTTTTCCGGCAAGACAGTTCGTTCCGTTTATCAGGATTTTCATGCCAAACTGTTTTCAAAGAACCTTGTAGCCGCTGTTGCAAGAACAACCAAACAACAAATTTTTTTAAAATCGGAGAAACTCAAGCATGTGCATCAGATAAATTTTACCCAAGCGCTTGTAAAAATGAAACATACGATCATTCTTGTTTTTCATAGAACCAGCAAAAAAGTCACTGAAATTATCGAAAAGCTAAGAACCATATTCATTCAGACAAAAGAATCC
It includes:
- a CDS encoding IS701 family transposase, with the translated sequence MSFVNTYSEHFVLSTRDVTEKARQYTRGLMQAGSRKNMDRMAEVVPDATSRNLQQFLTHSTWDDRAVIDHVAHDVNNLIGDSKSTSLIIDESSFAKQGKMSVGTSRQWLGRLGKTDNGQVAVFGALANNRFVSPVDVRLYLPKEWTRDRKRCDKAGIPENERKFHTKIELALKIVEQARENRLNYGWIGADAGYGKSLGFCTALAKMSEIFVVDVHSDFFVYTEDPSPYIPEKKTKTGRQSKKYRTDHAPKGVGEVVTSIPDSDWTVVELRDTTRGKLKVSAWVQTVYIWDEGSSEVHRWHLVATRTPGSYSDIKISISNAPETTTLKRLAWMQRLRFWVERTFEDAKSECGMADYQVRKWSAWHHHMALVMMAMVFMLSEKIKHEDDYPLLSCADIEDLLAHFLPRRDTTRDEVIRQMEERHRQLKKSIDSRIRRQRLLKMARAQY
- a CDS encoding TetR/AcrR family transcriptional regulator, coding for MKAKKADKSQRYAELLDHAVKLFEKKGYSSTTMRDIAKAMNLTQGSLYYYIKKKEDLLIKIHNIIIDIILDNANSITDDMATIEKLNIIMTAIIETVAQKRSYVSVFLKEYKHIQPEVYQNVIAKRKKFEKFITGIIETEIRRGDFIDVDPQLAFMALMGMFNWSLQWVDIKGRCSLVEIKNSFLRIFFYGMQKRNLDQKE
- a CDS encoding acyl-CoA dehydratase activase, yielding MWAGIDIGSLSAEAVIMNSEKILSYAILPTGGNSIKIAEKVFQKAVSFIKNVSESDIKYVVATGYGRVIVPFADKNITEITCHAKGIHYLHPSVRTILDMGGQDCKAIRCDESGKVINFVMNDKCAAGTGRSLEIVAHVLGVELEDLGGMSLGASKESKISSRCAVFAKSEVLSLNRAGVPKNEIVAGVHDAITDNVLELVSRVEIEEDFAITGGVAKNKGIVKKIEEKTGLRLIIPFEPQIIGALGAALFAREASLQAYMLD
- a CDS encoding acyl-CoA dehydratase activase, with protein sequence MTGIFGGIDIGNRSINAVLIDDHNIILSSYSKFTQENAIIGAKHALNKAIELSGKSFEDLKVIVATGVGKKWINFANKKSSEVVCQALGASLLYPQEMTIVNIGAESYRAINVNERAVVTNYVENDKCAAGSGIFLEEMSSALGVDIEKAGEICFNSPRIEKISSFCAVFAESEVVSAIHRGIPIEELLAGVHEAIVERIASIVRRVKPNKEIVLTGGLANNICLKKMLQEKLDITIIVPENPTVVGALGAAIQAKR
- a CDS encoding IS4 family transposase; this encodes MIFSEDFCLRNKENERDFVRTRLLPFHELIFFLLNMNNQSYQEKLDRYFQVLHHAEVHERVLYKGSLSKARAKMKHEAFMELNDHLVNFFYDHFRPDIWFGFNLLAVDGSTLRLPPHEADIADHFGVWTSTKGEKACPKARVSQMFDVLNKITVDGIINPKSDWEREVAAFHFLKLQPQDLILLDRGYPAHWLFGLILSMGANFCARISYKRWSAARKFYLSVKKEQISKSYPSPQSIRKCYEMGIDKKPLRVRFIRVELDSGETEILVTTLMDMKRYPYELFSELYHLRWPVEEDYETLKYRLQVENFSGKTVRSVYQDFHAKLFSKNLVAAVARTTKQQIFLKSEKLKHVHQINFTQALVKMKHTIILVFHRTSKKVTEIIEKLRTIFIQTKESVRPNRKFPRRHRVKQRRFFYEYNTNC